In Paludibaculum fermentans, the genomic stretch AGCTCGCTCCGCCGTGGCCGAGATCAAACAGGACACCCCGCTTCCGCCCCTCCTGCATCACGGGATTCCACTTGCCGCCGGGCAGCACTTCCAGCCGCCGCCCCGAGTAGCAATGCGTATAGATATCGCCCGGCCGCAGCTTGTCCAGCAGCAGGGTGCTGATGTTCCGGTCCGCATCGGTAGTGCCGAAATCGACCATCACCGGACGCTTCGTCGCGTTGCCCGCCTTCACGGCATTCTGGATGTCGAGCCAACCGCCATGCGGGAAGTGCGCGACCTTGAAGCCCACGATGACATCCTTGTTCTCCTCGGTCACCCGGATCGCTTCATTCGGATCCATGTCCTCCGGATTGTTCTCACCCTTTGGCGCCATGCCCACCGCGCCGATGTTCAGGAACGCCAGCACGCGTGTCTTCGCCCGGTCGATCACGCGCTGCCGGAAGTCCGGGAAGTTCCGCCACCCCGACGTGCCCGCATCCACCATGGTCGTCACGCCGTTGCGGAACGAGATCGGATCCGGATACACGCTCAGGTCGCCGGTCAACGACTTCAGCCCCGTGCCCGCATAGACATGCACGTGCATGTCGATCAGGCCCGGTGTCACGTAGAGCCCGGCCGCGGAAGCCACGCGTTTGGCCGTTGCCGGGTCAATGTTCGGCGCGACCGCAGCGATTCGCCCGTTCGCCACGGCGACATCCATCAGCCGGCTGATGTTGTTCTTCGGATCGACGACGTGCCCGCCCTTGATCAGCAGATCGTAGACCGGTTGCGCGCTAACTGATAGGGAAATGAAGACAAAGACCGCCAGTTTCATGAGTTCTCCACCTGAGCGGACAGTGTATCGACAACGGTCCGCGTTGGGAAGCGCCGCCTATCCCTGGTATCTTCAAGGCAGAGGGATGTAGTCGACTCCTCGGAAACAGGAGCACCATGCCGGCAACAGAGCAGTCCCGGTTAGAGACGATGTATGAGGCCTTCAATCGCCGCGACATCGAGGCCGTTCTCGCTGCGATGCACCCCGATGTCGATTGGCCCAACGGCTGGGAAGGCGGGCGCCTGCAGGGGCGCGACGCCGTACGCGATTACTGGATTCGCCAGTGGGCCGTGCTCGACCCCATCGTGGAACCCGTTGGCTTCCATGCCGGCGAGCAAGGATCCCTGATTGTCGATGTCCACTCAGTGGTCCACGACAAGGAAGGCAAGCTGCTGGCCGACTCGACAATCCAGCACGTTTACCGGTTCGGGGACGGCCTCGTCCGGTCGATGGAGATTGTCAAAGACTAGCCGCGCAGCAGGCCCGGCTTCGTCTGGTGGACCTTCAGGATCAGTTCACCGAACATCGTGTTGGCCCACGCGAACCACTTCCGGGTGTACTTCGCCGGATCGTCCTTGTGGAAGGACTCGTGCATCAGGCCCGTGCCGGCATGGGTCGATTTCAACGTCGCCAGGCACGCCGCGATCTCCTTGCTGTCCTCGGTCGTGATGGCCTGAATGATGATGCCCAACGGCCAGATCATATCCAGCCCGCTGTGCGGTCCGCCCAGCCCGGCGCCGGCCTTGCCACGGTAGTAGAACATGTTGTCGGAGCTCAGGATGAACTTCCGGGTGTTCAGGTACACGGGGTCATGCGGAGCCACGCTGTTGATATACGGCAGCGACATCAGGCTCGGCACGTTTGCGTCATCCATCAGGAGCCGGCTGCCGTAACCGTCCACCTCATACGCGTAGATGCGGCCATGGACGGAGTGCTCCACCACGGCATACTTGGCCAACGCCTCGCGGATCTCCTGGGCGAAGGCCTTGCACTCACTCGCGAAGGCGGAGTCCGACAGCACGGTCGCATGGATCTCGGCCAGTTGCGTCAGCGACTGGGCCGCGAAGAAGTTGGAGGGTACGAGGAAGGGAAAGACGCAGGCGTCGTCAGAAGGACGGAAGCCGGAATAGATCAGGCCGACCGGCCGGGCAGGATTGCCGTAGCCGCCATTCGGCATCGTGTCCGAGGCGACCGGCGACGAGCGCTGGAACTTGTACGGTCCGCGGTTGGTCTTGCGCTGCTGTTCGCGGAAGGTCTTCACGGTCAGGGCGGCGGCTTTGCGCCACTCGGCGTCGAAGCACGACGCGTCGCCGGTGGACTTCCAATAGGCGTGCGCCAGCCGGACCGGGAAGCACAGCGAGTCGATCTCCCACTTGCGCTCGTGCAGTTCGGGCTTCATCGTGGTCAGATCCTTGGCCCACTCGCTGCCCGTCGGTCCGAAGTTGAAGGCGTTGGCGTAGGGATCGATCTGGACGCACTGCGCCTGGCGGCGGATGACGCCCCGCAGCAGCGACTTCAGTTTCGGGTCGCGTGAGGCGAGAGGCAGATACGGCCAGACCTGCGCCGTGGAGTCGCGCAGCCACATGGCGTTGATGTCGCCGGTAATGACGAACGTATCGGGCTGGCCGCCGTTCTCGCTGTAGCGGACCGTGGTGTCCAGCGTGTTGGGGAAACAGTTGGAGAACAGCCAGGCAAGCTCAGGATCGGCGATGGCTTTGCTGACCGTCGAAATCGTCTCTTCCACGGCGGCGCTGGTGAACTTTCGATCGGCCGCAGCGGGCCGGCGGCTGGCAAAACTGCCCTGCTGGGCAAACGCGGCAGGCAGGGCCGCGGCGGTAGTCAGAAAAGTGCGACGGGTAGGCATGAGGAGGCTGGAAAAATGAGGTATCCGCGACCATTGTTCTGCCTGGCCCACGTGCGCGTCAAGTCGGGAAAGGGAGAGGGATGTCGGAAATGCCAGCCATGGTAGAATCCTTCGCAAGGCCGTTTGGGCGGCCCACGGTCCGCGTAAAGGGTCGAACCCACCCCACAAGTGCTTTGCCAGGTCAGAGACCCTGACTTCCAGCCCGAGAGACGCGGACACCGGGCACGAAATGGAAGGAAGGTGTCTATGCCGAATGCCCAACTCCCCGAGCGCCCCTCGCTGGAATACCTCAAAAAGCTGGCCAAGGAACATCTGACGGAGCTGCGCCGGTCCGATCCGCACGCGAAGCTGGCCAGTGCGCTGCTTGCCGTGGCCCGCGACCACGGGTTCCCCAGTTGGCGGAGCCTGAAGGCCGAGGTCGAATCTCGGCTAACGAAGGCCACTGAGGAGTTCTTCGAAGCCTGCGACCAGGGCGACACGGAAGTGATCACCCGCCTGCTCGCCAATGAACCCGGACTGGTGACCGCCCGCAACCCGCGCCGCTACAACGCGACTGGGTTGCATGCCACCGCCGTCCGTGGACACCTGGACGCGGTGCAGTTGCTGCTCGCCAGGGGTGCCGACCCGAATGCGCGAGAGACGGGCGACGACACCTATCCGCTGCACTGGGCTGCCGCCCGCGGCTGCCTGGACGTCGTCCGCGCCTTGCTGGATGCAGGAGGCGACGTCCACGGCTTCGGCGACGACCATGCGATGGATGTCATCGGCTGGGCCACGTGCCTGTGCGAGCCCGGCGACAACCCGCGGGACGTGCTGCCGCTCTTGCTGGAACGCGGTGCGAAGCACCACATCTTCTCCGCCATCACCGTTGGCGACCCACAGCTCATCCAGAAGTTGGTGGAAGAGAATCCAGAGGCCCTCGACCGTCGCATGTCGCCCTTCGAGAACGGCCAGACCCCGCTTCACTTCGCCATCAACCGCAAGCGCCGGGACCTGCTGGAACTGCTCATAGAACTCGGAGCGGACCTGGAGGCCACCGACAAGAGCGGGCAGACCGCGATGAACATGGCGATGCTGCGCGGCGATCGGGAGGCGATGAGCCGCCTGCACGCGGCCGGCGCCAAACAGCCGGAGGCGGTGCCGCCAGCGGACTTCCGCGCGGAGATGGCGAAGCTGGTAGGCTCCGTGAAGCGCGTCGTTCCGTTGATCAGCGTTCCGGACGTCGCGGCGGCGCTCGACTGGTATGTTTCCATCGGCTTCCAGGAACTGGGCCGCTACGAGTACAACGAGGTGGTGAACTTCGGCATGGTCGGGCTGGGCGAGGCCGAGATCATGCTCAACCTGCATGGCAAGTCCGGGCCGCACGACGTGAGTCTGTGGCTGCACACGGATCGGATCGACGAGATCTACCAGACGCTGAAAGCCAGGCAGTTGCAGGCCGCCCAATCGGCTCTGGCCGGCGACACGAGCCCGTTCAGCATTGAGTTCGAAGAGGACCTCAACGACACCTTCTATCACGCAAGGCAGTTCGGCATCCGTGACCTGAACGGGTACGTGCTGTACTTCATCCGGCCCAGCGGCTCAACCTAGGGCACATGCGAACCGCCGCTTGAGGGCCGATCTCGAATCGCTCACTTCAACTGGGCATCAGGCTTGAGCCGTCCGCTAATTGGCGAGTATATACATTATCCATTCCGTCATATATGGATGGATTTGGATTTGCAGCCGTCGCCGTGGCGTACTATCTTAGATCTATTGCTCGCGCCTGGTCGACGCGAGGTGCAATGATCCATTTCTGGTGGTGCTCAATGAACGCAAGGCATGAGATTCCGGCTGGCTTGCGGCAGGGCTGCCGCGTGGCTGGGCTAATATTCGGCACGATTCTGTCGGTGTCTGGACAGAATGGGGCTCTCCAATGCGTCGCCAATTCCACGGCGGTACCGCGTCTGAACACTTCGGAGATCACGGCTCTTGCGGGGGACCTGGAAATTGCCTGCACGGGCGGCACGCCGACTCCGGTGGGCCAAGCCGTGCCCCTGATCGATATCCGCGTGTATTTCAATACGAATTACACGGGCCGGTCCACGGGCACTCACACGGAATCCCTGCTGTTGATCGATCTGCCGCAGCCGGCGCAGCAGTTGCCGTGCTCGACGGATGCCGCGGCCTGCGGCTGGGTGGGCGGTTCGCGCGGCGCCAATGTGTTCCAGGCTCAGGTGCTGTCGGCGAACGGCATCACCTTCGCGGGCATCCCGCTGGATCCTCCCGGCCCGGGCGGAGTGCGCCGGTTTACGATCACGAACATCCGGGTGGATGCCTCCCTGCTGCGCAACGCCTCCGAATCCGCGCCGGTGCCGATCGAGGCGGTGGCGGCTTCCACGGGGCCTTCCATTGCGAATTCTCCGACGATTATCGGGTATGCGCAGGCGACTCTGAAAGCCGAGCTCGTGGACGCCAGCGGCGACACGATCTTAAGTGGTCCGACAGGCGTCGAGTTTCCCAATTGCCTTGGAGTCCAGCAGCAGCGTTTCGCATTTCTGCGTTTCTCTGAGCAGCTTGGCGCCGCTCCGTTGTTCAGGCCGCGCACTACGGCCGCGGAGACAGGATTCGAATCCTCGCCGGCTCCGATCCCACAGAATTCTCCGGGGTTCTACTACAGCACGGAGACGGGCTTCTACAATCCAAGTTTCCCGCCCGCGTACGATATGAATAAGGCCGGCCTGGCGGAATTTGGAACGAGGATTCGTGGATCCTTCAGCAATCTTCCAGCGGGTGTTACCCTTTACGTCTCTACCACTCCCGTCAACTTCAGAAACGGTCAGCTCAGGACATACTCGGACGATTTGCCACTGGCCAGGCTGGTGTCCTCCTCCACAGGGGCTTTCACCCCGGTGCCGGCGACGGACACGCTGAACGGCATCCCGGTTGCTGCCCTGACGATCACCAACGGAACCGCGGAAGCGGTGTGGGAGGTGCTGTCCGCGAACTCTACCCTCACTGAATTCCTGCAATTCCCCGTATTTGTCTCTTTTCCCGCGAATTCAGTCGGCCTGGGCACCGCCCAGGTGACGATGGGTTTCGCGCCGGTCTCCAGTAACTCCTCAGCGAGCGATTCCGCGGCGGTACCCCGGTTCGCGGAGCTGGACACGACGCTCCCGCTATTTACGACTCTGGCGATGTGCCCGGGGTCGGGGTACATCGTAACGACCGCGCCGGCGCAGCTGCAGGTGAATGTGGACGGGCAGGTCTACCAGACGCCACACTCCTTCGCATGGCTGCCGGGCAGTTCGCACACTGTAAGCGCTTTGCCCTCGCAGGCGACTGGGTCTGGTGTGCGGCAGGTATTTTCCAGTTGGAGCGATGGCGGCGCGGCGACGCACACCATCACGGTTCCGTCCGGGCCGGCTACATTTACCGCGAGCTTCAAGACTCAATACCGTGTGGATGTTGCCGCGGCGCCGGCTTCGGGAATGGGGACCGTCACCGCGGTGCCGCTGGCCGGCGGCACATCCAGCGATGGCTATTTTGACGCAGGCTCGCAGGTAGTGATCTCAGCGATCCCGTCCGCGGTTGCCAGCTTCAGCGCCTTCGGCGGAGATCTGGCCGGACCGCTGAGTGTTCAGACCGTCACAATCACAAAACCGCTGAACATCACCGCCACGTTTGTCAGCGCCGCGGAAGGCACCAGGACCATTGGCATCACGCCTCACGATGGACAGGCCTATCACAGCGTATTTGAAGCGGTCTTTCAAGGCGCACGAGGCGCTCAGTCGTTGCGCTGGGTGCAGGTGCTGTTCGCGGTGGCGCCCGATGGAGGTGGAGAGTCCTTCTGCTTTGTTCACTATGACGTGCAGGGCGGGGCTTTTTGGCTTTACTCCGATGTGGCCGGGTACTTTCAGGGGCCAGTCCAGCCGGGTGTCGCCTCGGCTGCGCTGCAGGGTTCCGCTTGCGCGCTGGCCACGGGGGTGTCAAGGGTGTCGACCAACGGAGCAAGGCTTCAGCTGAGCTTGAACCTCCTGTTCAAAGCGACAGGCGCCCGGAAGATGTATCTGCGGGCGCTGGACATGGAGGAACGGGATACGGGCTGGACGGAGCATGGGACTTGGACACAGGTTGCCATAGCCAACCCGGTGCCCTTTGCGAATCCGTTCTCCGGCGGCCCTTCCAATCAGAGGTTCAATCTGACGTTTAGCCAGAAGGGTACAAATTACGCAGGCATGCCATCCGGTTGGAACCAGTTCCTGATCGCGGTCGACCCCAGCGGCGGCAACCGGCCTTTCTGCCTGGTGCATTATGACCGGGCGGCTGAATCGTTCTGGCTGTACTCATCCGATACCGGCTTCTTCCTAGGGCCTGCGCGGCTGGGCGTGCCCGGTTTGGCGCTAGACAGTTCAGCGTGCTCGCTCGATATTTCCACTGCCTTCGTCTCAGACTCCCCGGACACGTTGGCCTTGAATTTCCCTTTGACACTCAAACCCGGTATGAGCGGCGCTAACAAGCTCTTTCTGCGTTCCATGGATCAACTTCAGAGGGATTCGGGCTGGCAGGAGGTTGGCAGCTACCAGGTGCCCTAGGGGCGAGCGGGCGGCAGCGCCACGATGAACGAATGACACTCCGGTTGGCGGCCCTGGCCGTCGACTTCCTGATTGTGCCGCTGCCCGGCAGGGCAGAGGACTCCGCGCAAGTCTTTGTCTATGCCCCGCGGGAGACCGAGGCGCGCCGATGGACTGCTGCCTCCTGTGGCGGCAGCGTGGTGGCCGAACTGAAGCAGGGTACCTTTTCGCTCTCCAGTTGAAGCCAGGTCGCTATTCGCTGAGTGTCGCCACCGCCGCCCTTGTCATGCCTGTCGTCTTCGAAAGCGCTGCTTTCAGGTCTTTTGCGGAAGCCTCACCGCCGATGCTGCCGAGGGCGGCCGCGGCGGCCCGGGCGATGCCGCGTCGGGGCCGTGCATCATTTTGACGAGCGCGGGGCCCACTCTGGCATCGAAGCGTTTGCCCATGCAGCTGATGACGCCGACCAGGCGGACGCCCTTCAGTTTGGAGTGGGCGGCGCGGAGGGCATCGTCGGCGGACGGATCGGCCATCTGCGGTTGAGGGCCGCAGCGTCCATGGTGGCGATGGCGCCCTCCCGAAACTCGGGCGGCGGCTCAGGCGGCTTGGGCTTGGCAGCGGGGACTGCGGGCGCCGGGTTTGAAGAGGGCATTAACGACACGTTCTACCACGCGCGCCAGTTTGGGATCCGCGACCTGAATGCCTACGTACTGTACTTCATCCGGCCCAGCGGGTCAGCCTAATGCAGATGCGTCAGAATTGATCCATGCGCCTCGCGATCCTTGCTGCCTGCCTGACGTTGGAACTGGCGGGTCAGAGCCCGCAAAGCCTCCGGTTGCGGGCCGATCTCGAATTCCTGTGCTCCGACGCATTGGCCGGCCGGGTGTCGCTGAGTCACGAGGCGGAGATTACGGCTCGCTACATCGCCGCCGACTTTCAACGAAGCGGGCTCGCGCCCGGGGCTGGAGGCTCGTATCTGCAGGAGTTTCCGCTGGTCGCCTACCGGACCGATTCGGGCAAGCGGGCGTTGCGGATGATACGCGCCGGGGTCCGGAAGGAATGGACGCCGGGTGCGGATTTCACGGGCGCGTTCAGCCGAGACGTGCGCATCGGTCCGAGTCCGGTGGTCTTCGCGGGCTTCGGCATCACGGCCCCTGAGTATGGCTACGACGACTATGCCGGGATTGAGGCGAAGGGCAAGATCGTCCTGATCTTCGATCACGAGCCGAAGGAAGACGATCCCCGGGCGGTGTTCAACGGAACGGGGCATACGCTGCATGCGGGCCGCACGACGAAGGTCGCCAATGCCCGGCGGCATGGAGCTCTGGCGGTGCTGGTTGCGAGTGAGCCCGTGCGCAGCCATCGCGGGTTACTCGAGCCAACGCCTGGCGGAACCACGCAGGGACAGCCGCTGCGGGCGAATGCTCCGCCGCAGTCGCTGGACGACGACTCGCAGATCCCGGTGTTCTCCATCTCGGATGAGGCGCTCGCGGAGTTGCTCGCCCAGCCCGCTGACCGGCAACGGGCGATCGAGGCGGGGTTGCGGCCGCAATCCGCAGACCTGCCGGATACGAGGATCGAGCTGGCCAGCGGCAATGCGGAGATGCACCGCGGCGTCTCGTTGAACGTGGCCGGACTACTGGAGGGCTCGGATCCGGTATTGAAGTCGGAGACAGTGTTGATCACGGCGCACTACGACCACCTGGGTACGCAGAACGGCAAGGTCTACGCGGGCGCCAACGACAACGCGTCCGGCACCGTGGCGGTGATGGAGCTGGCGCGGATGTTTGCGGCCAGCGGGCAGCGTCCCAAGAGGAGCCTGCTGTTTGTCGTCTTCGGATCGGAAGAGCAGTTGATGCTGGGCTCGTTCTACTACACGGCGCATCCCCTGCGGCCGCTCGCCGGAACGCGGGCGGTGTTGAACCTGGACATGATCGGCCGCGACGAGGCGCACATCCCGCAGAGCGAAGGAGTGCTGAAGATCCCTGCGGATACGAGCAACGAGTTGAACCTGGTAGGCGCCATGTACAGCGCCGATCTCCTGAAGGTGATCCAAGAGGAGAATCGCGGCGCCGGGCTGGTGCTGGACACGAAGTTCGATCGGGACCATTCGCTAAATGCGTTGTTCCGCTGCGATCATCTGCCGTTCCTGGCGGAGGGCATCCCGGCGGTCTGGCTGTTCGGCGGCTTCCATCCCGGCTATCACGAGCCGTCGGACACGGTGGAGAAGCTGAATTTCCCGAAGTTCGAGAAGGTGATCCGGCTGACGTACGCGGCGGCGGCGAAGGTCGCCGATGGAGCGAAGCCGCCGAAGTTCGGAGTCGAGCCGGCGCCAAGGTGAAGCCGTGCCGACCTTAGAATAGTGGGATGGCCCTGGAATTCACCACCTCCTATCTCAAGGAATCTCTGGAGTTGTTCCGCTATTACAAGAAGCTGGCAGAGCGCGCCATGGACCAGGTCGCGGACGACCAGTTATTCACCGTGCTCGACTCGGAGGCGAACTCCATTTCCATCGTGGTGAAACACATGGCCGGCAACATGCGATCCCGCTGGTCGGATTTCCTGACCTCCGACGGCGAGAAGCCAAGCCGGAACCGGGACACAGAGTTTGAGAATCCTCCGGAAACGCGGGCAGCGTTGATGCAGGCGTGGGAGGAGGGCTGGGCCCAACTCTTCCAGGCGCTGGAGCCACTCTCGGACGAAGACCTGTCGCGCACCATCACCATTCGAGGCGAACCCCATTCCGTGATGCAGGCGATCAACCGGCAGATCGCGCACTACTCCTATCATGTCGGGCAGATTGTCCTGCTGGCGAAGCACCTGGGCTGCGACCGCTGGAATACCCTGACCGTGCCCAGAAACCGGTCGGCTGAGTTTATCCGGCGGGTGGTGGCTGGGGAAGCGAGCCAGCGGTAGTCCGCCGCCTGCTGAACTGGACGACTCCCGGGGCAGGGTGCCAGGATGGACGCATGGTTTTCCGGCCGAAAGCTTTGGTGTGCCTGCTCCTCGCTGCGTCGCTCCCTGGCTTGGCGGAGGACCCGGCGCGAGTCTACGTGTATGCCCGTCGGGAGACGGAGGCGCGGTCGTGGATTGCTGTGTCCTGCGGCGGGTCGGTGGCCGCTGAGGTCAAGCAGGGTCACTTCTTTGCTCTGACCCTGGCGCCTGGCCGCTATTTGCTGAGCGTCGAGAATGGCGTGCCTTTGGCGCTTGATGCGGCCACCGGTAAGGACTCTTATGTTCGGCTGGACTGGCAGTATCAGGTGGGCCGGCCGCCCATTGCGGCGTTGTCCAAAGCCGGGCCGGAGGACGCTCGCCGGGAGATGCAGTACCTCGCCTATGTGCCCTCGAAGCGCCTGCACTCCAGCTTGGCGGCGAGGAGCGACCCACGTGCTCCGGTTCAGCCGCGGTGGAAGAACAGGGCAGGGCAGTGAGGAGTGGGCTCCAAAAACATTCAGCCGCCCCACACCATGGATGGGCGGGGGCGGCTGAGGTTCGATCGAGGGTTTGCTGGCTTAGCGCGGCTTCACGGAAAGGGTCTCTTCCCGGATGATGCCGCTCATGGCCGCCAGGCGCACCGGCTTGGGTAGATCGGTGGCGCTGAGCGCGGCATAGAAGGCGAGGGCCTGGTCGCGCTTGCCCTCGGCTAACAGCCGTTCCGAGCAGACCAGGCAGGCGTCGGCGACAGCCGCCCGCGTCGTGCCGGTCGTCTTGGAGAGAGCTGCCTGTAGCTCCTTGGCGGAAGTTTCGCCGCCGATGCAGCCCAGGGCCGACGCCGCCGCGCGGGCGAGGTCGACGTCGGGGCCGTGCATGAACTTGACGAGGGCCGGGATTGCCTTGGCATCCCGGCGCTTGCCGATGGAGTTGATGACGCCGATCAGGCGCACCCCCTTCTGCTTGGTGAGGGCAGCGCGGAGCGCGTCGTCGGCGGACGGGTCGGCCATCGGTTCCAGGCCGTAGCGGGCGTAGACGCTCAGGTGCTCGTCGCCGAGCAGCGAGGCAAGCACGGGAATCGCTTCCTTGGCTCCGAGTTCGCCGAGCCGCACGCAGGACTTGGCCTTCTGAAACTCAGTGGACTTCGCGTCACTGACGATGCGGAGGAGGCCCGCGGCGTCCATGGTGGCAATGGCGCCTTCCTGGAACTCGGGCGGCGGCTCAGGCGGCTTCGGCTTGGCGGCGGGTACTGCCGGCGCGGGTTGTGTAGGTTGCTGCATGGTGTGTCTCCTTCGTTCAGACTCGCCACGGCTCGCGCAGGGCGCGGGACCGCATCCGGTTCGCAATCTCGTCGTTCGTGAATTCGTGCTTCGTGGTGTCCCAGGTAAGCGTCTTGCCGCGCTGATAGGCGATGAAGGCCGCATGGCAAGTGACGTGGGAATTGGCGGCGGCGGAGGCGCTGGCGCTGGTGGCCTGGCGCGTTTTGATGCAGCGGACCAGTTCCTTTACGTGGTTTTCCAGCGCGAGGGCGGCCGACTCCGTGGGCCGCAGCAGCGGGCGGATGTTGTCGGAGCACTCGATCCTGGTGGCGTCGCCGGTCTCGACCCAGCCCTTGTCGCCTTCAATGCGGAAGCTGCAGGAGCCGGTCTTGAGAGCGCCGTCCCAGGCGTTGTCGCGCATGACGAGCTTCACGCCGTTGGCGTAGCGGCAGTTCACTTGGTAGGGGCCGACGTTGGTGCCGACGGGCTCGTACTCCACCGGTTGGGTGTCGTCGTAGTCGGCGGCCCAATGGCAGAGGTCGACCGTGTGGGAGCCCCATTCGAGGATTCCGCCGCCATGGAAGTCGTAGAAGTTGCGCCAGCCGCCGGTGACGTAGGAGGAGTGGTAAGGACGCCAGGGCGCGGGGCCGAGCCAGCGATCCCAGTCGAGCACCTGTTTGGGCGGCAGTTCCTCGGCGGCGAGCCAGTCGCGACTGGGCAGCGGCGGCCAGTTCACGGACGGGCCGACATTCGCATAGAGGGCTTGGAGTTTGCCGAGGGCTCCGGACTTCAGGAGCTCTTTGCAGAGCTGGAAATTGGCGCCGTTGCGGCGCTGGCAGCCGGCCTGGTAGAGGCGGTTGTAGCGGCGGAAGGCGGCTCCGAGGGCCCAGCTCTCTTCGATCGACATGGAGCAGGGCTTTTCGCAGTAAACGTCTTTGCCGTGCTGGGCCGCGATGATGGAGAGCGGGGTATGCCAGCGATCGCCGGTGGCGATGAGGACGGCGTCGATGTCCTGGCGGGCCAGCAGTTCGTACTGGTCTGAGTACATCTGGCAGCCATGGTCGCCGTACTTCTGGTCGACCGTCGACTTGATGGTTTCGCGCCGGGAGTTGCGCACGTCGCAGATGGCGACGAAGCGTGCCTGCTCGACGTTGAGCAGCTTGCTGAGGACGTGGGCACCGCGGGAGCCGATGCCGATGCCGCCGAAGGTGATCTTGTCGCTCGGCGCAATGGCCCCGGCCCGTTGGCCGAGCACCAAGCTGGGGACGATCATCGGCGCGACCGCGCTCTGGAGTATCTGGCGTCTGGTTGTCATGGCCTTGGTAACCAGAATTCTATACCTGATTGACTGGTGTTGTCTCGGGTGGGGGGGAGACGAATGCGCGGGCCAGAGACTTGGTATTCGGAACCAGTTGGTTGGCGGCGGGGTCGAATAGTGCGTGCTGCTGGATCGAAGTGACTTGAAATCGGCCCGACGCTCTCAATGGATTGCCGGATCGATTGTGGCGATCGTGCTGACTCTGTTCACGGCGGATTCCATCCAGAGGATGCTGTCCCTGCCGCCGATGCCGCCCGAGATCCGCTGCAAGCTTGAGCACAACTGCCTCATCGTGGACGATTGGGGCCCGCCGGTTCCTCTTGTCGCACCGAGGATGTCGGAGATCAAACCTCTACCGCCTCAAGTTCATCGCACTCGATAGTTATGGCCAGAGGCGTTTGTTGGCGAAGGCCCGGCCGGATGCGGATTTGAGGTAGCTTTCGAAGGCGGCGGCTTGAGGGCGGGTTTGGAAGGCGACGTAGGTTTGGAGGGACCAGGGGCGGTATTGGGAAGTATGCGGGGAGCCGCCTTCGTTGTGCTTTTGGAGGCGGGATTTCAAGTCAGACGTTAGGCCGATGTAACGCTGGTTGGGATGGGTTTGGCTTTGGAGGAGGTAGACGTAGTGCATGGAGACGCTCACGTGAGTTAGTTTTCCAGGACTGCGGCTGGATTGGGTTGGAGGAGGAGTCCTCGCTCGCGCTTTGAGTTAGAGTCCGCCTTCGCTCTTGGAGCTACGGCGGACAGCCTTCGTCAATTCTTCGGCTTGCCAGCCGAAGGATTGGCGAAG encodes the following:
- a CDS encoding GIY-YIG nuclease family protein, which translates into the protein MHYVYLLQSQTHPNQRYIGLTSDLKSRLQKHNEGGSPHTSQYRPWSLQTYVAFQTRPQAAAFESYLKSASGRAFANKRLWP